Genomic window (Paenibacillus sp. 37):
GGCAATGACCAATACCTTACCTTGATACAGATCCAGTGAGACTTCCTGGTTCGCGGTGGTTACCGCCTGATATGAATATACGGACATGACTGATTCCTCCCATGACATATGTTGGTTTGGGCTGTTGCGAGCACGTTGGCATAACCAATGAACTCACAGCCTGTCCTATTATTATAGACCTGATCCAATGCGATTACCAAATCCCGGGTCTATACGTTCCCTTTGCTCCCATGCGTTGCAAATTCCCCATGAATGCAAAAGAGCCGCCTGCGATAGCGCACAGCGGCTTCATTCTATAATGTAAGGACCACATATGGCCCAATTTATTAACTTCCTGTCGCTTGAACACGTGGTTCTGTCCGTCCTCCAGCATGAACCATCGCACTGTTCATGACCATCTGCTCTGGCGTCTTCGATTGCTGGCGTTCGCCTGCAAGAGCGTAAGGCAAGCAGAGCGGTACACCGGAACGCGGATCAATCACAATATCTGCTTCAATGTTGAATACTTCACGAAGCACATCCGAGTTCATGACTTCCACAGGTGAACCATGAGCAATGGCTTTACCTTTTTTGATACCAATCATGTGATGTGCGTAGCGGGAAGCATGATTCAAGTCATGCACAACCATAACAATGGTACGGTTGGCTGTGGCATTCAGTTGCTCCAGTAATTGCAATACTTCGAGCTGGTGAGCCATATCCAGGAACGTAGTCGGCTCGTCCAGGAAAAGGATATCTGTTTCTTGTGCAAGTGCCATGGCAATCCAGGCACGTTGACGCTGTCCACCGGACAGTTGATCAATCGGACGATCATGGAATTCAGTCATGGCTGTCACTTCGATAGCCCATTCAATCATCCGTTTGTCTTCCGCACGCATGGAG
Coding sequences:
- a CDS encoding ABC transporter ATP-binding protein translates to MFRLETTKLDIAYEERLIVEDLNIQIPQGKITALVGANGSGKSTILKTMARIMAPKAGNVLLDGKSIHKQSTREVAKQLAILPQNPTAPEGLTVTELVSYGRFPYQKGFGSMRAEDKRMIEWAIEVTAMTEFHDRPIDQLSGGQRQRAWIAMALAQETDILFLDEPTTFLDMAHQLEVLQLLEQLNATANRTIVMVVHDLNHASRYAHHMIGIKKGKAIAHGSPVEVMNSDVLREVFNIEADIVIDPRSGVPLCLPYALAGERQQSKTPEQMVMNSAMVHAGGRTEPRVQATGS